In Streptomyces sp. NBC_00704, a genomic segment contains:
- a CDS encoding DAK2 domain-containing protein, whose protein sequence is MAQVPQTFFDALAVRTWCGLALTALGRAREEIDAINVYPVADGDTGTNLYLTVESAATAVEAVFAGYEAGSGAGAGSAPAGKPALADAARAMAHGALIGARGNSGTILAQLLRGMAQVLAAEGEASHTDGRGLRLALRRAADSARQAVAHPVEGTVLSVASAAADAAGTAGGTEGAEDDCGIVARAAYRGACAALAATPRQLAVLERAGVVDAGGRGLVAVLAALVETFTGEAPGFSPVASGGPVRERGEREGEGGSALGGGEGPARDCGDGPQHGNGPAFEVIYLLEAEDAAVGRLRRRLDALGDSLVVVGGDGLWNVHVHVDDAGAAVEAGVDAGRPYRIRITHFGAGDAHTRGSERPPRERVQRAVVAVVPGEGLAGLYAEAGATTVLARPGEPPASGELVDAVRRAHAREVVLLPNDADLRHTAAAAAEQARTEGIRVALIPTRSAVQGIAALAVHEPERRFDEDVVSMTSAAGATRHAEIVLAERQSWTMAGICQAGDVLGLVDGDVAVIGSDVTATAETVLNRMLSAGGELVTLVLGDEAPEGVADHLEARVREAYLAVDTVVYRGGRQGALLLIGVE, encoded by the coding sequence GTGGCGCAGGTGCCGCAGACATTCTTCGATGCTCTCGCGGTGCGCACCTGGTGCGGCCTGGCCCTCACGGCCCTGGGGCGGGCGCGCGAGGAGATCGACGCCATCAACGTCTACCCGGTCGCGGACGGGGACACCGGCACCAACCTGTATCTGACCGTCGAGTCGGCGGCGACCGCCGTCGAGGCGGTGTTCGCCGGGTACGAGGCCGGTTCGGGTGCGGGCGCCGGTTCCGCGCCCGCCGGGAAGCCCGCCCTGGCCGACGCCGCCCGCGCGATGGCGCACGGCGCGCTGATCGGGGCGCGCGGCAACTCGGGGACGATCCTCGCGCAGCTGCTGCGCGGCATGGCCCAGGTGCTCGCCGCCGAGGGTGAGGCCTCTCACACCGACGGACGCGGACTGCGGCTGGCCCTCCGGCGGGCGGCCGACTCGGCCCGCCAGGCCGTCGCCCACCCCGTCGAGGGCACCGTCCTGTCGGTCGCCTCGGCCGCCGCCGACGCCGCCGGGACGGCCGGGGGGACCGAGGGGGCGGAGGACGACTGCGGGATCGTCGCCCGCGCCGCCTACCGGGGGGCCTGCGCGGCGCTCGCCGCGACCCCGCGGCAGCTGGCCGTCCTGGAGCGCGCGGGAGTCGTGGACGCGGGCGGCCGGGGACTGGTCGCGGTGCTCGCGGCCCTGGTGGAGACGTTCACCGGGGAGGCGCCCGGGTTCTCCCCGGTCGCGTCCGGAGGGCCGGTGCGGGAGCGCGGGGAGCGGGAGGGCGAGGGCGGGTCGGCTCTGGGCGGTGGCGAGGGTCCCGCGCGGGACTGCGGCGACGGGCCGCAGCACGGGAACGGTCCCGCCTTCGAGGTGATCTACCTGCTGGAGGCCGAGGACGCCGCCGTGGGGCGGCTGCGCCGACGGCTGGACGCCCTGGGCGACTCGCTCGTCGTGGTCGGCGGCGACGGACTGTGGAACGTCCACGTGCACGTCGACGACGCGGGCGCCGCCGTGGAGGCCGGCGTCGACGCGGGCCGGCCCTACCGGATCCGCATCACCCACTTCGGCGCCGGTGACGCGCACACGCGCGGGAGCGAGCGTCCGCCCCGCGAGCGCGTCCAGCGCGCCGTCGTCGCCGTCGTCCCCGGGGAGGGGCTGGCCGGGCTCTACGCCGAGGCGGGCGCGACCACCGTGCTCGCCCGCCCCGGGGAGCCGCCCGCGAGCGGCGAACTGGTCGACGCCGTACGACGGGCCCACGCGCGGGAGGTCGTGCTGCTGCCCAACGACGCCGACCTGCGCCACACCGCCGCCGCGGCTGCCGAGCAGGCCCGCACGGAGGGCATCCGGGTGGCCCTGATCCCGACCCGCTCGGCCGTGCAGGGGATCGCCGCCCTCGCCGTCCACGAGCCGGAACGCCGCTTCGACGAGGACGTCGTCTCGATGACCTCGGCGGCCGGCGCGACCCGGCACGCCGAGATCGTCCTGGCCGAGCGCCAGTCGTGGACCATGGCCGGCATCTGCCAGGCCGGCGACGTCCTCGGACTCGTCGACGGCGACGTGGCCGTCATCGGCTCCGACGTGACCGCCACCGCCGAGACCGTCCTGAACCGCATGCTGTCGGCCGGCGGCGAACTCGTCACCCTCGTACTGGGCGACGAGGCCCCCGAGGGGGTCGCCGACCACCTGGAGGCACGGGTGCGGGAGGCGTACCTCGCCGTCGACACGGTGGTGTACCGGGGCGGCCGGCAGGGCGCCCTGCTGCTCATCGGCGTGGAATAG
- the rpmB gene encoding 50S ribosomal protein L28, protein MAANCDVCGKGPSFGNNISHSHRRTSRRWNPNIQRVRTVVGGTPKRVNACTSCIKAGKVSR, encoded by the coding sequence GTGGCTGCCAACTGCGACGTCTGTGGCAAGGGGCCGAGCTTCGGCAACAACATCTCGCACTCGCACCGCCGTACGTCCCGTCGCTGGAACCCGAACATCCAGCGCGTCCGTACCGTGGTGGGCGGGACGCCGAAGCGCGTGAACGCTTGCACCTCGTGCATCAAGGCCGGCAAGGTCTCGCGCTGA
- a CDS encoding thiamine-phosphate kinase, with product MKGTVGELGEFGLIRELTSRLTTTPAVRVGPGDDAAVVAAPDRRVVASTDILLEGRHFRRDWSTAYDVGRKAAAQNLADIAAMGAVPTALLLGLVVPAELPVTWPSEMMDGLRDECQVAGASVVGGDVVRGDTIMVSITALGDLRNQEPVTRGGAQPGDLVAVTGWLGWSAAGYAVLSRGFRSPRAFVEAHRRPEPPYHAGPAAAGLGATAMCDVSDGLIADLGHIAEASKVRIDIRSGAIDIPTQMNDIGQAVGVDPIQWVLTGGEDHAIVATFPPDVKLPARWKVIGEVLNPSALPQVTVDGAPWTSKGGWDHFGDMES from the coding sequence ATGAAGGGCACTGTTGGTGAACTCGGCGAGTTCGGGCTCATCAGGGAGCTCACCTCCCGTCTCACCACCACCCCCGCGGTCCGGGTCGGCCCCGGCGACGACGCCGCGGTGGTCGCCGCGCCCGACCGCAGGGTCGTGGCCAGCACCGACATCCTGCTGGAGGGCCGGCACTTCCGCCGCGACTGGTCGACGGCCTACGACGTCGGACGCAAGGCCGCCGCGCAGAACCTCGCCGACATCGCCGCCATGGGCGCGGTGCCGACGGCCCTGCTGCTCGGCCTCGTGGTGCCCGCCGAGCTGCCCGTGACCTGGCCGTCGGAGATGATGGACGGACTGCGCGACGAGTGCCAGGTGGCGGGCGCCTCCGTGGTCGGCGGCGACGTCGTGCGGGGCGACACGATCATGGTGTCGATCACCGCGCTCGGCGATCTGCGCAACCAGGAGCCCGTCACCCGCGGCGGAGCCCAGCCCGGCGACCTCGTCGCGGTGACCGGGTGGCTCGGCTGGTCCGCCGCCGGGTACGCGGTCCTCTCCCGCGGCTTCCGCTCGCCCCGCGCCTTCGTGGAGGCCCACCGCCGTCCCGAGCCGCCCTACCACGCCGGTCCGGCGGCCGCCGGGCTCGGCGCGACGGCGATGTGCGACGTCAGCGACGGGCTCATCGCCGACCTCGGGCACATCGCCGAGGCCAGCAAGGTCCGCATCGACATCCGTTCGGGCGCCATAGACATCCCCACCCAGATGAACGACATCGGACAGGCCGTCGGCGTCGACCCCATCCAGTGGGTGCTCACCGGGGGAGAGGACCACGCGATCGTGGCGACCTTCCCGCCGGACGTGAAACTGCCCGCCCGCTGGAAGGTGATCGGCGAGGTGCTCAACCCGTCCGCGCTGCCCCAGGTGACGGTCGACGGGGCGCCGTGGACCAGCAAGGGCGGCTGGGACCACTTCGGGGACATGGAGTCGTGA
- the thiD gene encoding bifunctional hydroxymethylpyrimidine kinase/phosphomethylpyrimidine kinase, producing MTARPAPPRVLTVAGSDSAGGAGVQADLKTMLALGVHGMSVVTAVTAQNSLGVQGAWELPAEAVRAQYRSVVDDVGVQAVKTGMLSSAELVETVAELLAGTDAPVVVDPVGVSKHGDPLLAVSALESVRTKLLPRATVATPNLDEVARLTGVRVESEDQLREAAAAVLAFGPRWALIKGGHLPGDAVDLLTDGVEEHWLRARRHDNRHTHGTGCTLASAIASHLAKGRSVPEAVTAAKSYVTGAIAAGFALGAGIGPVDHGWALDRDVPAS from the coding sequence GTGACCGCCCGACCGGCCCCGCCCCGCGTGCTGACCGTGGCCGGCTCCGACTCCGCCGGCGGGGCCGGCGTCCAGGCCGACCTCAAGACGATGCTCGCCCTCGGGGTGCACGGCATGAGCGTCGTCACGGCCGTCACGGCGCAGAACTCCCTCGGCGTGCAGGGGGCTTGGGAGCTGCCGGCGGAGGCGGTCCGTGCCCAGTACCGCAGCGTCGTCGACGACGTCGGCGTCCAGGCCGTCAAGACGGGCATGCTCTCCTCCGCCGAACTCGTCGAGACCGTCGCCGAGTTGCTGGCCGGGACGGACGCGCCCGTCGTCGTCGACCCGGTCGGCGTCTCCAAGCACGGCGATCCGCTGCTGGCCGTCTCCGCGCTGGAGTCCGTGCGTACGAAGCTGCTGCCGCGGGCCACGGTCGCCACCCCCAACCTCGACGAGGTGGCCCGGCTGACGGGCGTGCGGGTCGAGTCCGAGGATCAGCTCAGGGAGGCGGCGGCCGCGGTGCTGGCGTTCGGACCGCGCTGGGCGCTGATCAAGGGCGGCCATCTGCCCGGCGACGCGGTGGACCTGCTGACGGACGGCGTCGAGGAGCACTGGCTGCGCGCCCGGCGGCACGACAACCGGCACACGCACGGCACCGGCTGCACCCTCGCGTCGGCGATCGCCTCGCACCTCGCGAAGGGACGGTCCGTGCCCGAGGCGGTGACGGCGGCGAAGAGCTACGTCACCGGGGCGATCGCCGCCGGCTTCGCGCTCGGGGCGGGCATCGGTCCCGTGGACCACGGCTGGGCCCTCGACCGGGACGTCCCGGCATCCTGA
- a CDS encoding tetratricopeptide repeat protein, with amino-acid sequence MSEITDFDSLRRAMAENGEQPEGPARNARAEQLLAEAERLGIPLAVIEALGHQLKVYNYSSEKAKMFVPFARLLRMWDERPEDFDAYETHTLHWVFKWMSAGMLDQPHVPLASVEKWLGEMEHRYRLAGHSERAVRSAEFSVAAHVGDVERAERAFAAWLAADRDAMADCHACELHGQGWWQAERGRDAEALEVWAPVLEGEYTCAHEPHTVLASSLLPLLRLGRAEEARAHHLRGFRLVRPMESMRGAYADHVEFCALTGNEARGLELLAERPAYFTDEGHPRSRMEFLSVTVLLMDRLAELGLGGQRVPGPAGREWTAAALADHARVQALALAARFDERNGTRHVSERARARMARRPLVERLPLGVRTARPVSAGAVPKPSAQAPAAAGESGGPQSAALLAEARRLSETLQPHAVEAWARVAEAAAGPEGLELGARDLAEIADHEAIGLGPEGAGRFEEAARLYERAGDPGEALAARARAAYVRALAGEVDEALAAVAGPYDRVLSLYADGGTQVPQAAGVLMARARILMRHVHGAEGPVPDGVLTAAEAAVRELLALVEGRAGDDVRLAARVAEGHAMLAELAVRSGEPEGGVELFARAAGEFVAAGLPWFAVEYEARLAGLAHQLDDMAEAERALRAALEHGGPYLEAVGRAQLHLQLAEVVGGRGEDAEAAEHALEAAHWADEAGVGPTFGAWARHQLGGYLVRQGRWAEAAEVLESALADLSADTHGDGAVVQTQWWLGDCLSELGEHRDAAERRLQAAETARHWPEQHDHATLAHLAAESLGQAGLHADADRAYARAGALWRELGNVHGLVRSLRARAWLALRAEGGAEAARDLMASALEECADAFDAARDDDEVRRRIVVELGDTHRQFGDLLARSAAEDADDDAIRAALDEALSQMSEAVAVFVALGDSALHARTGAELAAGWLESDLGRPAEAAARARAVLRSYADAQSRAGSGADAEAGHGRLDEPGEHGEYGGGRRGRSPQGDDGTARARRAEAEQLLQVAEEQKDR; translated from the coding sequence ATGAGTGAGATCACGGACTTCGACTCGCTGCGCCGGGCGATGGCGGAGAACGGCGAGCAGCCGGAGGGCCCGGCCCGCAACGCGCGCGCGGAGCAGTTGCTGGCGGAGGCCGAGCGGCTGGGCATCCCGCTGGCCGTGATCGAGGCGCTCGGGCACCAGCTGAAGGTCTACAACTACAGCTCCGAGAAGGCGAAGATGTTCGTCCCGTTCGCGCGGCTGCTGCGCATGTGGGACGAGCGGCCCGAGGACTTCGACGCGTACGAGACGCACACGCTGCACTGGGTCTTCAAGTGGATGTCGGCGGGCATGCTCGACCAGCCGCACGTGCCGCTGGCGTCGGTGGAGAAGTGGCTGGGCGAGATGGAGCACCGCTACCGTCTCGCCGGGCACTCCGAGCGGGCGGTGCGCAGCGCCGAGTTCAGCGTCGCCGCGCACGTGGGCGACGTGGAGCGGGCCGAGCGGGCGTTCGCCGCCTGGCTGGCCGCGGACCGGGACGCCATGGCCGACTGCCATGCGTGCGAGCTGCACGGGCAGGGCTGGTGGCAGGCGGAGCGCGGCCGGGACGCCGAGGCCCTGGAGGTGTGGGCGCCGGTCCTGGAGGGCGAGTACACGTGCGCGCACGAGCCGCACACCGTGCTCGCCTCGTCCCTGCTGCCGCTGCTGCGGCTGGGCCGCGCGGAGGAGGCCCGCGCCCACCATCTGCGCGGGTTCCGGCTGGTGCGGCCCATGGAGTCGATGCGGGGGGCCTACGCCGACCACGTCGAGTTCTGCGCGCTGACCGGCAACGAGGCGCGTGGTCTGGAGCTGCTCGCGGAGCGGCCCGCGTACTTCACCGACGAGGGGCACCCGCGCAGCAGGATGGAGTTCCTGAGCGTGACGGTGCTGCTGATGGACCGGCTGGCGGAGCTGGGGCTCGGCGGTCAGCGGGTGCCCGGGCCGGCCGGCCGGGAGTGGACCGCCGCCGCACTCGCCGACCACGCGCGCGTGCAGGCGCTCGCGCTGGCCGCGCGTTTCGACGAGCGCAACGGCACCCGGCACGTCAGCGAGCGGGCCCGCGCGCGGATGGCGCGGCGGCCCCTGGTGGAGCGGCTGCCCCTGGGGGTGCGGACCGCGCGCCCGGTGTCCGCCGGGGCCGTCCCGAAGCCCTCGGCGCAGGCTCCGGCCGCGGCCGGGGAGTCCGGCGGGCCGCAGTCGGCGGCTCTGCTCGCCGAGGCCCGGCGGCTGTCGGAGACCCTTCAGCCGCACGCCGTCGAGGCCTGGGCGCGGGTCGCCGAGGCGGCCGCCGGCCCGGAGGGCCTGGAGCTGGGGGCGCGTGACCTCGCGGAGATCGCCGACCACGAGGCGATCGGCCTGGGCCCCGAGGGCGCCGGGAGGTTCGAGGAGGCGGCCCGGCTGTACGAGCGGGCGGGCGACCCCGGCGAGGCGCTGGCCGCACGCGCGCGTGCCGCCTACGTCCGCGCGCTCGCCGGCGAGGTGGACGAGGCGCTCGCGGCGGTGGCCGGCCCCTACGACCGCGTCCTCTCGCTGTACGCCGACGGCGGCACCCAGGTGCCGCAGGCGGCCGGTGTGCTGATGGCGCGGGCCCGGATCCTGATGCGGCACGTCCACGGGGCCGAGGGCCCGGTGCCGGACGGCGTCCTGACGGCGGCGGAGGCGGCCGTGCGGGAGCTGCTGGCGCTGGTGGAGGGCCGGGCGGGCGACGACGTGCGGCTCGCCGCACGGGTCGCCGAGGGCCACGCGATGCTCGCCGAGCTGGCGGTGCGGTCGGGGGAGCCGGAAGGGGGCGTGGAGCTGTTCGCCCGGGCGGCCGGCGAGTTCGTCGCGGCCGGACTGCCGTGGTTCGCCGTGGAGTACGAGGCACGGCTGGCCGGTCTCGCCCACCAGCTCGACGACATGGCGGAGGCGGAGCGGGCGCTGCGGGCGGCGCTGGAGCACGGCGGGCCGTACCTGGAGGCGGTGGGGCGCGCCCAGCTGCATCTACAGCTCGCCGAAGTGGTCGGGGGCCGGGGGGAGGACGCCGAGGCCGCCGAGCACGCCCTGGAGGCGGCGCACTGGGCCGACGAGGCGGGCGTGGGCCCGACGTTCGGCGCGTGGGCGCGCCACCAGCTCGGCGGGTACCTGGTGCGGCAGGGCCGCTGGGCCGAGGCCGCGGAGGTGCTGGAGTCGGCGCTCGCGGACCTGAGCGCGGACACGCACGGCGACGGCGCGGTCGTCCAGACGCAGTGGTGGCTGGGCGACTGCCTCAGCGAGCTGGGAGAGCACCGGGACGCCGCCGAGCGGCGGTTGCAGGCGGCCGAGACCGCCCGCCACTGGCCCGAACAGCACGACCACGCGACCCTGGCCCACCTGGCCGCCGAGTCGCTCGGCCAGGCCGGTCTGCATGCCGACGCGGACCGGGCCTACGCGCGCGCTGGCGCGCTGTGGCGCGAGCTGGGCAACGTCCACGGGCTGGTCCGCTCACTGCGGGCCCGCGCGTGGCTGGCGTTGCGCGCCGAGGGCGGCGCCGAGGCGGCGCGCGACCTGATGGCGAGCGCCCTGGAGGAGTGCGCGGACGCGTTCGACGCGGCCCGCGACGACGACGAGGTGCGCCGCCGGATCGTCGTCGAACTGGGCGACACCCACCGCCAGTTCGGGGATCTGCTGGCCCGCTCGGCCGCCGAGGACGCCGACGACGACGCGATCCGGGCCGCTCTGGACGAGGCGCTCTCCCAGATGTCCGAGGCCGTCGCGGTGTTCGTCGCCCTGGGCGACAGCGCCCTGCACGCCCGGACCGGCGCGGAGCTGGCGGCGGGCTGGCTGGAGAGCGACCTGGGGCGTCCGGCCGAGGCGGCGGCACGCGCGCGTGCGGTGCTGCGCTCCTACGCGGACGCGCAGTCGCGCGCCGGGTCGGGCGCCGACGCGGAGGCCGGACACGGCCGCCTCGACGAGCCCGGCGAACACGGTGAGTACGGCGGCGGCCGGCGCGGCCGGAGCCCGCAGGGCGACGACGGGACGGCGCGGGCACGGCGGGCCGAGGCGGAGCAGCTGCTCCAGGTGGCGGAGGAACAGAAGGACCGCTGA